One Bufo gargarizans isolate SCDJY-AF-19 chromosome 3, ASM1485885v1, whole genome shotgun sequence DNA segment encodes these proteins:
- the LMBR1L gene encoding protein LMBR1L isoform X2: MARLISGWLHPQFQDATYRIRLWMCTFTLAISVGAVLLLPFSIISNEVLLSMPHNYYIQWLNGSLIHGLWNLVFLFSNLSLVFLMPFAYFFTEAEGFAGSKKGVMSRVYETSVVLLLLTLLVFGILWVASAIVDDDAAGRESLYDLWEYYLPYLYSGISLFGVLLLLFCTPLGLSRMFSVTGKLLVKPRLLENLEEHLSCTAFEEAAISRKISTKASCWLNLNMEALQKRLLAIKSHRITLEMRRKASPWQRNLVYPLAMLLLLALTGISVLIVCFHVLELLIDDAAMPKGMQDSRLGKVSFSVFGSFGAAVQVVLIFYLMAASVVGFYSSPFFMRLLPQKHNTTMTKIIGNCVSLLVLSSALPVFSRTLGITRFDLLGDFGRFNWLGNFYLIFLYNILFAGLATLCLVKKFTWAMQAELIRAFGLDRLSLPVNRIRTQGKA; this comes from the exons ATGGCCCGCTTGATCTCAGGATGGCTACACCCACAATTTCAAGATGCTACATATAGGATTAG GCTCTGGATGTGCACATTTACACTTGCTATCTCCGTGGGGGCCGTACTCCTGCTGCCCTTCTCCATCATCAGTAATGAGGTCCTACTCTCCATGCCACACAACTACTACATCCAGTGGCTCAATGGATCCCTCATCCATG GCCTATGGAACTTGGTGTTTCTCTTCTCGAATCTGTCATTGGTATTTCTGATGCCGTTTGCATATTTCTTCACTGAGGCAGAAGGATTTGCAGGATCAAAAAAG GGAGTCATGTCCAGGGTATATGAGACCTCAGTAGTTCTTCTGCTTCTCACCCTCCTGGTCTTTGGCATCCTATGGGTGGCGTCTGCAATTGTAGACGATGATGCTGCTGGAAGAGAATCTCTGTATG ATCTCTGGGAATACTACCTTCCATACCTGTACTCTGGCATCTCACTGTTCGGCGTACTGCTTCTTTTAT tttgtactcCATTAGGACTGTCCCGGATGTTCTCAGTCACTGGAAAACTGCTGGTCAAACCTCGG CTTTTGGAGAACTTAGAAGAACACCTGAGTTGTACGGCATTTGAAGAAGCGGCCATATCTCGTAAGATCTCTA CTAAGGCCTCTTGCTGGCTGAACCTAAATATGGAGGCGCTACAGAAAAGGCTTTTGGCCATAAAGAGCCATAGAATTACATTAG AGATGAGAAGAAAAGCCTCTCCTTGGCAACGTAATTTGGTCTACCCCTTGGCCATGTTACTACTTCTTGCACTGACG GGCATCTCTGTACTGATCGTCTGCTTCCATGTCTTGGAACTTCTTATCGATGACGCAGCCATGCCAAAAGGGATGCAG GACTCACGGCTTGGAAAAGTATCTTTCTCTGTCTTTGGGTCATTTGGAGCTGCTGTGCAAGTCGTTCTCATATT CTACTTGATGGCCGCGTCTGTCGTTGGGTTTTACAGCTCTCCTTTCTTCATGCGACTCCTGCCCCAGAAACATAACACAACCATGACCAAA ATCATTGGAAACTGTGTGTCCTTGCTAGTTCTCAGCTCTGCTCTCCCAGTCTTCTCCAGAACATTGG GTATCACCAGATTTGACCTTCTGGGTGACTTTGGACGTTTCAATTGGCTGGGAAATTTTTACCTGATCTTCCTGTACAACATCTTGTTTGCCGGACTCGCCACGCTTTGCCTCGTGAAAAAGTTTACCTGGGCCATGCAAGCGGAGCTTATCCGTGCATTTG GACTAGACAGATTATCTCTGCCTGTGAACAGAATTCGTACTCAAGGAAAGGCATGA
- the LMBR1L gene encoding protein LMBR1L isoform X1, which yields MEADQDVSLREQLFHEWVRECIICTLLFSALYLLSYMVITKFKKHADFTTVDVEDAAVNRIALWMCTFTLAISVGAVLLLPFSIISNEVLLSMPHNYYIQWLNGSLIHGLWNLVFLFSNLSLVFLMPFAYFFTEAEGFAGSKKGVMSRVYETSVVLLLLTLLVFGILWVASAIVDDDAAGRESLYDLWEYYLPYLYSGISLFGVLLLLFCTPLGLSRMFSVTGKLLVKPRLLENLEEHLSCTAFEEAAISRKISTKASCWLNLNMEALQKRLLAIKSHRITLEMRRKASPWQRNLVYPLAMLLLLALTGISVLIVCFHVLELLIDDAAMPKGMQDSRLGKVSFSVFGSFGAAVQVVLIFYLMAASVVGFYSSPFFMRLLPQKHNTTMTKIIGNCVSLLVLSSALPVFSRTLGITRFDLLGDFGRFNWLGNFYLIFLYNILFAGLATLCLVKKFTWAMQAELIRAFGLDRLSLPVNRIRTQGKA from the exons ATCTGCACCTTACTCTTCTCCGCTCTCTACCTCCTCTCGTACATGGTCATCACCAAGTTCAAGAAGCACGCTGATTTCACCACCG TTGATGTCGAAGATGCTGCCGTTAACAGAATTGC GCTCTGGATGTGCACATTTACACTTGCTATCTCCGTGGGGGCCGTACTCCTGCTGCCCTTCTCCATCATCAGTAATGAGGTCCTACTCTCCATGCCACACAACTACTACATCCAGTGGCTCAATGGATCCCTCATCCATG GCCTATGGAACTTGGTGTTTCTCTTCTCGAATCTGTCATTGGTATTTCTGATGCCGTTTGCATATTTCTTCACTGAGGCAGAAGGATTTGCAGGATCAAAAAAG GGAGTCATGTCCAGGGTATATGAGACCTCAGTAGTTCTTCTGCTTCTCACCCTCCTGGTCTTTGGCATCCTATGGGTGGCGTCTGCAATTGTAGACGATGATGCTGCTGGAAGAGAATCTCTGTATG ATCTCTGGGAATACTACCTTCCATACCTGTACTCTGGCATCTCACTGTTCGGCGTACTGCTTCTTTTAT tttgtactcCATTAGGACTGTCCCGGATGTTCTCAGTCACTGGAAAACTGCTGGTCAAACCTCGG CTTTTGGAGAACTTAGAAGAACACCTGAGTTGTACGGCATTTGAAGAAGCGGCCATATCTCGTAAGATCTCTA CTAAGGCCTCTTGCTGGCTGAACCTAAATATGGAGGCGCTACAGAAAAGGCTTTTGGCCATAAAGAGCCATAGAATTACATTAG AGATGAGAAGAAAAGCCTCTCCTTGGCAACGTAATTTGGTCTACCCCTTGGCCATGTTACTACTTCTTGCACTGACG GGCATCTCTGTACTGATCGTCTGCTTCCATGTCTTGGAACTTCTTATCGATGACGCAGCCATGCCAAAAGGGATGCAG GACTCACGGCTTGGAAAAGTATCTTTCTCTGTCTTTGGGTCATTTGGAGCTGCTGTGCAAGTCGTTCTCATATT CTACTTGATGGCCGCGTCTGTCGTTGGGTTTTACAGCTCTCCTTTCTTCATGCGACTCCTGCCCCAGAAACATAACACAACCATGACCAAA ATCATTGGAAACTGTGTGTCCTTGCTAGTTCTCAGCTCTGCTCTCCCAGTCTTCTCCAGAACATTGG GTATCACCAGATTTGACCTTCTGGGTGACTTTGGACGTTTCAATTGGCTGGGAAATTTTTACCTGATCTTCCTGTACAACATCTTGTTTGCCGGACTCGCCACGCTTTGCCTCGTGAAAAAGTTTACCTGGGCCATGCAAGCGGAGCTTATCCGTGCATTTG GACTAGACAGATTATCTCTGCCTGTGAACAGAATTCGTACTCAAGGAAAGGCATGA